The following proteins are encoded in a genomic region of Aliiroseovarius sp. F47248L:
- a CDS encoding DUF302 domain-containing protein → MMKLTLATLVSMVALPAMSEIVKVPASGTVPDTMDALEAAVGNAGATVFARVDHAGGAASVDMELGASQLLVFGNPKLGTPAMQDDPLAGLMLPLRVLVYEDADGAVWLAYEAPADMLGEFGIAGDAPYVGMMEGALDKLTAAAAGG, encoded by the coding sequence ATGATGAAACTCACCCTTGCAACACTTGTGTCGATGGTCGCCCTGCCGGCGATGTCAGAGATTGTGAAAGTGCCCGCATCCGGCACCGTTCCTGACACGATGGATGCGTTGGAGGCCGCCGTTGGAAACGCAGGTGCAACCGTATTCGCGCGCGTCGATCATGCTGGCGGCGCTGCGTCGGTGGATATGGAGCTTGGGGCCTCGCAGCTTCTGGTGTTTGGAAACCCCAAACTTGGCACGCCGGCGATGCAGGATGACCCGCTGGCCGGATTGATGCTGCCGCTGCGGGTGCTGGTGTATGAGGATGCCGATGGCGCGGTCTGGCTAGCCTATGAAGCGCCCGCCGACATGCTGGGGGAGTTCGGCATCGCAGGTGACGCACCCTATGTCGGCATGATGGAGGGTGCGCTGGACAAGCTGACCGCGGCTGCTGCGGGCGGTTAG
- the hisF gene encoding imidazole glycerol phosphate synthase subunit HisF: MLKTRIIPCLDVAEGRTVKGVNFVDLIDAGDPVEQARAYDAAGADELCFLDIKATHENRGTMYDLATRTAEQCFMPLTIGGGVRSPEDVRDLLLAGADKVSFNSAAVADPDVIARAADRFGSQCIVVAIDAKTVAPGKWGIFTHGGRKPALDANGDPIDAVAFAELMEAKGAGEILLTSMDRDGTRAGFNLPLTRAISDAVHVPVIASGGVGTLDHLVEGVTEGGASAVLAASIFHFGDYTIREAKEHMAAAGIPMRLT; this comes from the coding sequence ATGCTGAAGACCCGCATCATACCTTGCCTCGACGTGGCCGAGGGCCGCACGGTGAAAGGTGTCAACTTCGTCGATCTAATCGACGCGGGCGACCCTGTGGAACAGGCGCGCGCCTATGATGCCGCCGGGGCCGATGAACTCTGCTTCCTCGACATCAAGGCGACCCATGAAAACCGCGGCACGATGTATGACCTTGCGACGCGCACGGCAGAGCAGTGTTTCATGCCGCTGACCATTGGCGGCGGCGTGCGCAGCCCCGAAGACGTCCGCGATCTGCTATTGGCTGGTGCCGATAAGGTCAGCTTCAACTCGGCCGCCGTCGCTGACCCGGACGTGATTGCGCGGGCGGCTGATCGGTTCGGCAGCCAGTGCATCGTGGTGGCTATCGACGCCAAGACCGTTGCGCCGGGCAAATGGGGTATCTTCACCCATGGGGGCCGCAAACCCGCGCTGGACGCGAACGGCGACCCGATCGACGCGGTCGCGTTCGCCGAGCTGATGGAAGCCAAGGGCGCGGGCGAGATCCTTCTGACCTCGATGGACCGTGACGGCACCCGCGCAGGTTTCAACCTCCCCCTAACCCGCGCGATCTCGGACGCGGTGCACGTGCCCGTCATCGCAAGCGGCGGCGTGGGCACGCTCGATCACCTCGTCGAAGGTGTGACCGAAGGCGGCGCAAGCGCCGTGCTGGCAGCGTCCATTTTCCATTTCGGCGACTACACCATCCGCGAGGCCAAGGAACACATGGCCGCCGCGGGCATCCCGATGAGGTTGACATGA
- a CDS encoding aminotransferase class IV family protein, whose translation MLWSPESGVRMRDRHLSRLARSALRLGFPMSDPTFMLDAFEAEGPRRLRLTMDRHGALDLTSALYDAQAADSVWSLQVSPVRLLSTDPWLLVKSTHRALYNKTRSVLPDGVDEVVFMNERNELCEGTITNVFVDFGQGLVTPPCSCGLLPGILREEMLEAGRAHEQVIPIEQLRQANAIYVGNALRGLIRARLS comes from the coding sequence ATGCTTTGGTCGCCAGAAAGTGGCGTTCGCATGCGGGATCGGCATTTGTCGCGGTTGGCACGCTCGGCTTTGCGCTTGGGTTTTCCAATGTCCGATCCGACGTTCATGTTGGATGCTTTTGAGGCCGAAGGGCCGCGCCGTTTACGGCTGACGATGGATCGCCACGGTGCGCTTGACCTAACTTCTGCACTGTATGATGCGCAGGCCGCAGACTCGGTTTGGTCCCTGCAAGTGTCTCCGGTCAGGCTTTTGTCGACCGATCCTTGGCTTTTGGTGAAATCCACCCACCGCGCGCTTTACAATAAAACCAGGTCAGTGCTTCCCGATGGCGTTGATGAAGTCGTTTTTATGAATGAACGCAACGAATTGTGCGAGGGTACAATCACAAATGTCTTCGTTGATTTCGGGCAGGGGCTTGTCACGCCACCGTGTTCCTGCGGCCTGCTTCCCGGTATTCTGCGCGAAGAGATGCTTGAGGCAGGACGGGCGCATGAGCAGGTCATTCCGATTGAACAGCTGCGGCAGGCAAACGCGATCTATGTTGGAAACGCTCTGCGCGGACTAATCAGGGCGCGCCTGAGCTGA
- a CDS encoding CoA-binding protein, with the protein MTHNDTDTRLKSILTSTRVIGLVGLSHKPERASHGVAAFLAEKGYRVIGVNPGLAGQVMFGETVVATVDELPPETDMIDLFRRSDAVAPIVDAALKALPGLKTVWMQLGVENAEARAQAEAKGVVVIENRCPKIEYPRLFGDAALDELVG; encoded by the coding sequence ATGACGCACAATGATACAGATACCCGCCTGAAATCTATTCTGACCTCGACCCGCGTGATCGGGTTGGTCGGCCTGTCCCATAAGCCGGAACGCGCAAGCCACGGGGTCGCCGCATTTCTGGCCGAAAAAGGATATCGTGTGATTGGTGTCAATCCAGGGCTAGCCGGGCAGGTCATGTTTGGCGAAACGGTTGTGGCGACGGTTGACGAGTTGCCGCCAGAGACTGACATGATTGACCTATTCCGCCGATCAGATGCCGTGGCACCGATTGTGGATGCCGCGCTGAAGGCCTTGCCGGGATTGAAGACCGTTTGGATGCAGTTGGGGGTGGAGAATGCCGAAGCCCGCGCTCAAGCCGAGGCCAAAGGTGTTGTCGTGATCGAAAATCGTTGCCCCAAGATCGAATATCCACGCCTGTTCGGCGATGCGGCGCTGGATGAATTGGTCGGGTAG
- a CDS encoding YHS domain-containing (seleno)protein, protein MKKMIISRRHALSGLLAAPMALGVGAPRAWAAASAVYIEDGVAWDGHDPVAYFTTDSPMPGSPDFAFDHNGVTVLFANDEHRAMFADDPMRYAPQYGGYCAYAMSQGQIAPTVPEAWTIYDGRLYLNFSLGVRELWLADVPGFIAKADSFWPGVLSE, encoded by the coding sequence ATGAAGAAGATGATCATTTCGCGCCGACATGCTTTGTCGGGATTGCTTGCTGCGCCAATGGCCTTGGGGGTCGGTGCGCCACGCGCTTGGGCTGCGGCCTCTGCCGTTTACATCGAGGACGGGGTGGCGTGGGATGGGCATGACCCGGTTGCCTATTTCACGACAGATTCACCGATGCCCGGGTCACCCGATTTTGCCTTTGATCACAACGGTGTCACCGTTTTATTTGCCAATGATGAACACCGAGCGATGTTTGCCGATGACCCGATGCGGTATGCGCCGCAATATGGTGGCTACTGCGCTTATGCAATGAGCCAGGGGCAGATTGCACCTACCGTGCCCGAAGCCTGGACGATTTATGACGGTCGGCTGTATCTGAATTTCAGCCTTGGCGTGCGCGAATTGTGGTTGGCGGATGTTCCCGGCTTTATCGCCAAAGCGGATTCGTTCTGGCCGGGTGTGCTGAGCGAGTAA
- a CDS encoding phosphoribosyl-ATP diphosphatase: protein MSILTHLAATIEARKSADPKTSWTAKLLSKGPEKCAEKFGEEAVEAIIAAVKDDRENLTAEAADVLYHLLVMLTARDIPFADVLAELERRDGTSGIAEKAARTD from the coding sequence ATGAGCATTCTCACCCACCTCGCCGCCACGATCGAGGCGCGCAAAAGCGCCGATCCCAAAACCTCTTGGACCGCAAAACTGCTGTCGAAAGGCCCGGAAAAATGTGCTGAAAAATTTGGGGAAGAGGCCGTTGAGGCCATCATCGCCGCCGTCAAAGACGACCGCGAAAACCTGACCGCCGAAGCCGCCGATGTCCTCTACCACCTGCTAGTCATGCTCACCGCCCGCGACATTCCTTTTGCCGACGTACTGGCAGAACTCGAACGTCGCGACGGCACGTCCGGCATCGCGGAAAAAGCCGCTCGCACCGACTGA
- the hpaH gene encoding 2-oxo-hept-4-ene-1,7-dioate hydratase: MTPDDHATAAADLLEAERTGQQIGLLSLRHPEMGMDDAYAVQNAIYDQKLAQGRRVIGWKIGLTSKAMQYALGIDIPDSGILFDDMLFETGATVPTGRFIQPRIEAEIAFVMKSPLSGVDVTRDDVIAATEYVAPSLEILDTRVRRMDPDTGKTRTVFDTISDNAANAGIVLGNTRHAVDTHDLRWVGALVFRNGAVEETGLGAGVLNDPVESVVWLARRMAQYGQSIEPGQIILSGSFIRPVECPSGTDIHADFGAFGSVDIRFG; this comes from the coding sequence ATGACCCCGGACGATCACGCCACCGCCGCAGCTGACCTGCTTGAGGCTGAACGGACTGGTCAGCAGATCGGACTGCTTTCCTTGCGCCACCCCGAAATGGGGATGGACGACGCTTATGCGGTGCAAAATGCCATCTATGATCAGAAGCTTGCTCAGGGGCGCCGCGTGATCGGGTGGAAGATCGGCCTGACGTCAAAAGCCATGCAATATGCGCTGGGCATCGACATCCCGGATAGTGGTATTCTTTTTGATGACATGCTGTTTGAAACCGGTGCGACTGTGCCCACGGGGCGGTTCATTCAACCCCGGATCGAAGCCGAGATTGCCTTTGTGATGAAATCCCCGCTCAGCGGCGTCGATGTAACGCGTGATGATGTGATTGCCGCGACCGAATACGTTGCTCCGTCACTTGAGATCCTCGATACGCGTGTTCGGCGCATGGACCCGGATACCGGTAAAACACGTACCGTGTTTGACACGATCAGCGACAATGCTGCAAACGCGGGGATTGTTCTGGGGAACACACGCCACGCCGTCGATACCCATGACCTGCGCTGGGTCGGTGCGCTCGTCTTCCGCAATGGCGCGGTCGAAGAAACTGGACTTGGTGCCGGCGTACTGAACGACCCCGTGGAAAGTGTCGTCTGGCTGGCCCGCCGAATGGCGCAATACGGCCAAAGTATCGAACCGGGGCAGATCATTCTGTCAGGCAGCTTTATCCGCCCGGTAGAATGCCCATCCGGCACCGATATTCACGCCGATTTCGGCGCTTTCGGTTCCGTCGATATTCGGTTTGGTTGA
- a CDS encoding aminodeoxychorismate synthase component I: MKLRFDHGPQQMPCQFTTPRRLIVAHEVQEVAPALAELDRARDDGAWLAGFASYELGYALEPRLMPLMPANRRLPLMQFGVYDDPCVPDAVAAGPAHLSELTPDWAEDRYGAAFQQVHDYICAGDIYQANLTFPIRGRASGSHHAIYAALMHTQPVRFGALIEAEGMPEILSRSPELFFRTNATGQIETRPMKGTQPRSADPVEDAHRVDFLRNDEKNQAENLMIVDLLRNDISRICEAGSVCVPELFTVESYETVHQMVSLVRGQMRAGTGLGDIFRALYPCGSITGAPKLRAMEIIAALEDCPREVYCGSIGWAAPDGRSEFNVAIRTLMVDDGAVTLNVGGGVVYDSTVYSEYEEALWKARFATQLMTKQG; this comes from the coding sequence GTGAAACTGCGCTTTGACCACGGCCCGCAGCAAATGCCCTGCCAGTTTACGACGCCCCGGCGGTTGATCGTGGCGCATGAGGTGCAGGAGGTTGCCCCTGCGCTGGCCGAGTTGGACCGCGCTCGAGACGACGGGGCTTGGTTGGCCGGGTTCGCAAGCTACGAGCTTGGGTATGCGCTAGAGCCGCGCTTGATGCCCCTGATGCCTGCCAACCGCCGTCTGCCCCTTATGCAGTTCGGTGTATATGACGACCCTTGCGTACCGGATGCGGTCGCCGCTGGTCCGGCGCATCTGTCGGAGCTGACACCCGATTGGGCTGAAGATCGGTATGGTGCTGCGTTTCAACAGGTTCACGACTATATCTGCGCAGGCGACATCTATCAGGCCAATCTGACCTTCCCGATCCGCGGACGGGCATCGGGGTCGCATCATGCAATCTATGCCGCCCTGATGCATACTCAGCCGGTCAGGTTTGGGGCGCTGATCGAGGCGGAGGGAATGCCCGAAATTCTGTCGCGATCTCCTGAGTTGTTTTTCCGCACCAATGCCACCGGTCAGATCGAAACACGGCCCATGAAGGGCACCCAACCGCGCAGTGCCGACCCGGTTGAAGATGCCCATCGCGTTGATTTCCTGCGTAATGACGAAAAGAATCAGGCCGAGAACCTGATGATCGTCGATCTTCTGCGCAACGACATCTCGCGGATTTGCGAGGCGGGCAGCGTCTGCGTGCCCGAACTGTTCACGGTTGAAAGCTATGAAACTGTACATCAGATGGTCTCGCTCGTGCGGGGGCAAATGCGCGCGGGCACCGGGTTGGGCGATATTTTTCGGGCGTTGTACCCCTGCGGCTCGATCACCGGTGCGCCCAAACTGCGCGCGATGGAGATCATTGCCGCGTTGGAAGACTGCCCGCGCGAGGTCTATTGCGGCAGCATCGGATGGGCTGCACCGGACGGGCGGTCAGAATTTAACGTCGCCATTCGGACTTTGATGGTCGACGATGGCGCAGTCACGCTGAATGTCGGGGGCGGAGTGGTCTATGACAGCACCGTATACTCGGAATACGAGGAAGCCTTATGGAAAGCCCGTTTCGCGACGCAATTGATGACGAAACAAGGCTGA
- the rlmB gene encoding 23S rRNA (guanosine(2251)-2'-O)-methyltransferase RlmB, translating into MTKKPKWVVQKEKARRDAEAETVWLFGLHAVRDALMNPDRNRLRLIVTKNAADKLADAIVVSGMEPEIADARKFSAPLDPNSVHQGAALEVKPLTWGNFAEQVMGGAGGLPIVVLLDRVTDPHNVGAILRSAEVFGASAVIGTARGSAPETGALAKTASGALERQPYLRIRNLTDTMVELREMGFVILGLDGEADTTLDAALDDHPDRPVALVLGAEGPGLRDKTKATCDQLVKIPFARDFGSLNVSNAAAVALSRTRATR; encoded by the coding sequence ATGACAAAAAAGCCGAAATGGGTGGTTCAGAAAGAAAAAGCGCGGCGCGATGCCGAGGCCGAAACCGTTTGGCTGTTCGGGCTTCACGCGGTGCGTGATGCGCTGATGAACCCGGATCGAAATCGGTTGCGCCTGATCGTGACAAAGAATGCGGCTGACAAGCTGGCGGACGCCATTGTCGTTTCGGGAATGGAGCCCGAGATTGCCGATGCCCGGAAGTTTTCAGCGCCGCTTGACCCCAATTCGGTGCATCAGGGAGCGGCACTTGAAGTCAAGCCGCTTACCTGGGGTAATTTTGCTGAACAGGTCATGGGCGGAGCAGGTGGTTTGCCGATCGTCGTACTGCTGGATCGTGTGACCGATCCGCATAACGTGGGCGCGATCCTACGCTCTGCCGAGGTGTTTGGCGCAAGTGCAGTGATTGGAACAGCGCGCGGGTCAGCGCCGGAAACCGGTGCGCTGGCCAAGACGGCATCAGGTGCGTTAGAACGACAGCCCTATCTGCGGATCCGCAATCTGACCGACACGATGGTCGAGTTGCGCGAGATGGGGTTTGTCATCCTAGGCCTTGATGGCGAAGCTGATACGACGTTGGATGCGGCACTTGATGACCATCCGGACAGGCCGGTCGCGCTGGTGCTCGGTGCAGAAGGGCCAGGTCTTCGCGACAAAACCAAAGCGACATGTGATCAACTGGTCAAAATACCGTTTGCACGGGATTTCGGATCGCTCAACGTCTCGAACGCGGCGGCAGTGGCGCTTTCTCGCACACGAGCGACCCGATGA